The genomic interval TGATTAATCCTCTAGTCGATGTAGTGGTTGATTTGGTGCCATTGCCAATTAGGCAATACTTGCAAGAGTGGTCTACTTATATTCTTGGTTGGTTTGACAAAGGGTACAACAGCAATGAGTTACTGACTAGTCTTTCTGTATAAGTGGGATGAACCTGACTCCATATTTGACTGTAAAAGTGGTTGAAATTCTGAGACTTTGATTTGGGTAAGGAGCAAGTAATAGAACCACGGTCAATATAGGTTGTGCCTACCAGTGCTCCTTTCCTTTGTTGGGTTAAACTTTGGTGTCATTGGTGAGCAATGGTCCCAAAACAAACTATGGAAAATTTTCAGCTACCAAAGACATTAACAATGTTCATATTTACTTACCATTGATTCTAGAACTTAAATTAGCAGTTGAAACCATTAAGGCTATCGACATGTTTGCCCAATCGAtgtgctatatatataggcccttccactaatggatttttttttttgtcttttaaagGGATAACTCATTAATCAACTTTTCGACTACATTTCAACATCTCCACCGATCAACTTGTAGggtctaatgtgtagatcactCCTGTAAACTTTCAGCCAAAATGGTGATctttaaggtatcaaacttgaCGAAAGTAATGGACGCACCAAATTTGTCaaacctgaaccgttcatgattataagtttaaatcaCAGTTTGAATGTCTTAAACACATCAATTTTGGTTGAAAATTGTACATAAATGATCTACACATTATACTCTAAATGTTGAACGGTAGAGATGTTGAAATATGATCGATAAGTTAGTCAAGTGACGAATACTTATCAAAAGTCATAGAATGAAAGGGACACCAATGTGCATGCAATCCCTTTACAAAGACTCTCGGCGCTCTTCTTCTTTACGAGCTCATGCATGTACTTAACTTTTGAAGATCAATTTCACTTATGCTTGATTTATGTTTCTCAAACGTAACTTAATCTCATCTTGCATGACTAATTCGATTGTGGGATGACTCGAGAAATGGtaaggaaaacaaaagaaagagagcTTGCTTAACTacttaattaaatatataaaataccTAAGATGAAAGATAGATTTATTCTTGTTCAGACTGTTAGACATTCAAACATTCAACTACTACACTTCGAACCTATATATTGGTGATTCCTGTGCTTAATGAGCTGCTACTTCAACAGAACAAGGCATGCCATAATTATCCTTGGATTGTTTGCCATCCAATGGCCGTGTGAAATGCTCATATATATTCCTTCAAATTGATTCGTGATAAGTATGTGTAATTTTCTtatcatataaaaaaaacagtcGATCGATCTtctcttatttttcttttccaacTTGATCAAGTCAATCAAGAAATTTCTTAAATAATTAGCATGAAGGAGGATGGTGTTAGGTATTAACTACTTAACTAAAGTCATCCCTTTTTTTAAAACCCTACTTCTCCATTGTTTATGTTAGATTCCAAGAGTCTAGAAGCCTTCTAATTGTTGCAAATATATGAACTATATGCAAAGACTTGGAAGTTTTCTAATCGTTTTTCCTGGAGCATATTTGGTGAAGTTTCGTCGATGGGAACCACATTTGGCAGCTAATAATATATCAAATAAGATGGCTAACACGTAGTTGACTACTATTTTATAGACCGTGACTGGTGTACACAAGTGGAGATCGATCAAATCTAAGGTTCTAAAAAGTGCTAGGCGGTATGCAGGTCCTAGCCCCTAGATGGTTAGGCGGCCTTCTAGGCGGCGTCTAGAcggttttgaattattaaatatttatatatatatatatatatttaaactattttaatgattaaaatatatataatgatgtttaatattaattttaaaaacacTTAAAATAATCTAAATTCATATAACTTAAGTAGAAAGtccataaaaatatttgaagaaaatataaataatgaaacaaatgcaataatactaaatctcaatttatttctctccaaattatttcctaactcattcagtatcggactcaaacttaatattcatatttttttcctcttcttctgttgaTAAGATTCAGTTTTCAAAAAATAGACAAAGAGTGAGAGTTGCGGCCTCTTTTAGttgtttttttaatgtcaaatAACGGTTGACCGCTTAGGACTAAATAGAGCCAATTAGACCACCTAGGACTGAATATGGCCGTCTAGACCGCCTAGGACTGAAAAATGCCGCCTAGGACTGAATAGGGCCGCCTAAGACCGTTTAGAACCgcctaggcggccgcctaattcacaaaacgccACAGATGGCCGCCGAGGCAAAAAGCGTGGCGGtgggtgacctcctagcgcctagaccgttttttagaacattgatcAAATGTGAACTTTGGAACACCATCTTATTAACATtaattttaaacaaaaaaatgatcaAAGGTTgatcaaaaaaatatatttacgTGTATGTGAAACTGTGAATTGAAAGTATGTACCCGTAAAGCTTTGTAGGTTCTACCTATAACAATTGAACTCCATCTAGATCTATGAAAACTAAAATCCGAAATCGTAGGCAAATGAAAACATGTTATCCACAATCTCTTTAGAAGATTTAACTAAATTTTTTTGAAGCAACAAAGTTAGTTTCAGACATTACATGGTGAAAATGAATACACGTAACTGGGAAATGAACAGATCTTTACTGCATGCACCAAGAAAAATGGAGCTCATATCTGAATCTAACTCTGCTTTTCCTTAACAAAATCCAGTTTACGTACGTACGTAAAAATTGATTTAAATTACAGATGTTTGTAACCTATACACTTCGTACTGATTGATTTGAATACATCCCCTAGATTTTGGATATTCTGGAAAACAAATCTATCTCGGTTCATTGCCCAAGGAAACTCCAATTCTCTTAGCTTTTTATTGCATCAGATTTACATATATAGGTTCTCCGATTCTACGATCAAACAATTCGTTGTAGAATTCTATCAACCAAGAacaccaaaaagaaaatgagcGATCAGAACCAGCAACAACAACCGCCTCCCgctcctccaccaccaccaccaccaccaccggcTCAACAGCCTTCTAATCAAGGTGATCCTCCTGCTCCAGATGCTCAACAGCCTTCTGATCGGGGTCTCACTCcccctcaacaacaacaaccacCTTCTGCAAGTGCTCCTCCTCCCGGTACATTACAAATGTTCCCGTTTTGTTTTCGATTCACGCTGTTTATCTCCCAATCAGCTGTGTTGTAGAAAACGTACATGCATTAGTAATAAAGCttgaaattataattttgaatatgttttggttcttGATCTGGTTTTGTAAATAATGGAATAGGTTATCCACCACCGCCGGAAGGATATCACGCAAGAGAAGACACTTATCCACCGCCGGGGTATCCACCAGCGGGATATCCTCAGCCAGGATATGCGCCGGGATATACTTCACCACCCCCACCACCTCAAGGCTACCCACAAGAAGTACATGCCAGCAGAGACGCTTATCCACCACCAGGGTATCCCCCACAAGGGCATTATTCACCACCTCCTGCAGGGTACCCTCCCCAGGGTTATCCTGCTCCAGGCTACCCTCCCCCGGGATATCCTCCTCCTGGATATCCGCCACAGGGATATCCTCCTCAAGGTTATTCACCCCAAGGATATCCTCCTCCCCATCCGGGACCGTACTATGCCGCGCAGCCCGCCCGCCCTCCACCCCAAGCAAGCAGTGGCATGGGTTGTTGCCAGGCCTGGTATGGTAACTAAACTTGATCAAATGAAACTTAGTTTGTTCTTGCACTT from Argentina anserina chromosome 2, drPotAnse1.1, whole genome shotgun sequence carries:
- the LOC126782409 gene encoding uncharacterized protein LOC126782409 — encoded protein: MSDQNQQQQPPPAPPPPPPPPPAQQPSNQGDPPAPDAQQPSDRGLTPPQQQQPPSASAPPPGYPPPPEGYHAREDTYPPPGYPPAGYPQPGYAPGYTSPPPPPQGYPQEVHASRDAYPPPGYPPQGHYSPPPAGYPPQGYPAPGYPPPGYPPPGYPPQGYPPQGYSPQGYPPPHPGPYYAAQPARPPPQASSGMGCCQACLAALCCCCMLDCLLDM